One window of the Vigna radiata var. radiata cultivar VC1973A chromosome 1, Vradiata_ver6, whole genome shotgun sequence genome contains the following:
- the LOC106773031 gene encoding uncharacterized protein LOC106773031 isoform X1 — MESGDRMSLEKEGHEGASYTYWVRKITDDAAPLPVPRKLTPEDVSPCESQSQSATLGSAWNRVSAGTWEEKSLNNWATPRIKELLLSVGSIQFSLGRAEVEDVAKCVGDAFMVIVRNKKRVGYTYELTLKVKGEWIIQGEKKFVGGHIDVPEFSFGELDDLQMEVRLSEARDILHQDKIQICNDLKLFFEPVREKLLQFEQELRDR, encoded by the exons ATGGAGTCCGGAGACCGAATGTCGTTAGAGAAAGAAGGGCACGAAGGAGCGTCGTATACGTATTGGGTTAGGAAAATAACGGATGATGCAGCGCCTTTACCTGTGCCTCGTAAGCTAACCCCGGAAGATGTTTCCCCTTGTGAATCTCAATCTCAGTCTGCCACGCTTGGCTCAGCTTGGAATCGCGTATCT GCCGGGACATGGGAGGAGAAGAGTCTGAACAATTGGGCAACTCCAAGAATTAAG GAGTTGCTTTTATCAGTAGGCTCTATACAATTCTCCCTCGGCAGAGCAGAAGTAGAAGATGTAGCTAAATGTGTTGGCGAT GCATTCATGGTGATAGTCCGGAACAAGAAACGTGTTGGTTACACATACGAGTTGACCTTAAAAGTCAAAG GGGAATGGATCATACAAGGGGAGAAGAAGTTTGTTGGGGGTCATATAGACGTCCCAGAGTTCTCATTTGGTGAACTAGATGACTTGCAG ATGGAGGTGAGACTGAGTGAAGCACGGGATATCTTGCATCAAGACAAGATACAAATATGCAATGACTTGAAGCTATTTTTTGAGCCTGTTCGGGAGAAGTTGCTTCAATTTGAACAGGAACTCCGTGATAGATGA
- the LOC106773031 gene encoding uncharacterized protein LOC106773031 isoform X2, giving the protein MESGDRMSLEKEGHEGASYTYWVRKITDDAAPLPVPRKLTPEDVSPCESQSQSATLGSAWNRAGTWEEKSLNNWATPRIKELLLSVGSIQFSLGRAEVEDVAKCVGDAFMVIVRNKKRVGYTYELTLKVKGEWIIQGEKKFVGGHIDVPEFSFGELDDLQMEVRLSEARDILHQDKIQICNDLKLFFEPVREKLLQFEQELRDR; this is encoded by the exons ATGGAGTCCGGAGACCGAATGTCGTTAGAGAAAGAAGGGCACGAAGGAGCGTCGTATACGTATTGGGTTAGGAAAATAACGGATGATGCAGCGCCTTTACCTGTGCCTCGTAAGCTAACCCCGGAAGATGTTTCCCCTTGTGAATCTCAATCTCAGTCTGCCACGCTTGGCTCAGCTTGGAATCGC GCCGGGACATGGGAGGAGAAGAGTCTGAACAATTGGGCAACTCCAAGAATTAAG GAGTTGCTTTTATCAGTAGGCTCTATACAATTCTCCCTCGGCAGAGCAGAAGTAGAAGATGTAGCTAAATGTGTTGGCGAT GCATTCATGGTGATAGTCCGGAACAAGAAACGTGTTGGTTACACATACGAGTTGACCTTAAAAGTCAAAG GGGAATGGATCATACAAGGGGAGAAGAAGTTTGTTGGGGGTCATATAGACGTCCCAGAGTTCTCATTTGGTGAACTAGATGACTTGCAG ATGGAGGTGAGACTGAGTGAAGCACGGGATATCTTGCATCAAGACAAGATACAAATATGCAATGACTTGAAGCTATTTTTTGAGCCTGTTCGGGAGAAGTTGCTTCAATTTGAACAGGAACTCCGTGATAGATGA